Proteins encoded by one window of Deinococcus radiodurans R1 = ATCC 13939 = DSM 20539:
- a CDS encoding GNAT family N-acetyltransferase: MTSVIRPAVIRLATPADLPGILEIYNDAVLNTTASYDLEPATLQSREEWFAARQRAGFPVFVAQGEGGTVLGFASYGTFREKPGYNGTVEHSVYIRDGQRGAGLGLALMERLIAEARAQHLHVMLGSVDADNAGSIAFHERLGFRQVAHFHQVGRKFGRWLDMVFVELLLDEES; encoded by the coding sequence ATGACCTCTGTCATTCGCCCCGCTGTCATTCGCCTGGCCACGCCCGCCGACCTGCCCGGCATTCTGGAGATCTACAACGACGCCGTGCTGAACACGACGGCCAGTTATGACCTCGAACCCGCGACCCTGCAAAGCCGGGAGGAGTGGTTCGCGGCGCGGCAGCGGGCCGGGTTCCCGGTGTTCGTGGCGCAGGGGGAGGGCGGCACGGTGCTGGGCTTTGCCAGTTACGGCACCTTCCGCGAAAAGCCCGGCTACAACGGCACCGTCGAGCACAGTGTCTATATCCGCGACGGTCAACGCGGCGCCGGTCTGGGGCTGGCGCTGATGGAGCGGCTGATTGCGGAGGCCCGGGCCCAGCACCTCCACGTCATGCTCGGCAGCGTGGACGCCGACAATGCCGGCAGCATCGCCTTTCACGAGCGGCTGGGCTTTCGTCAGGTGGCCCATTTTCATCAGGTGGGGCGCAAGTTTGGCCGCTGGCTGGACATGGTGTTCGTGGAACTGCTGCTGGACGAGGAGAGCTAA
- a CDS encoding pyridoxamine 5'-phosphate oxidase family protein yields the protein MSKTLKDLARDMRGIDLCLFATHTAYGHIAQRPMSNNGEVEYDGNSYFFTWKDSRTVHDIEKDAKVSLGFQGKGGLFVAVEGHATVTEHRPTMQPHWTPDLDQWFEQGLETPGICMIRVEATRIAYWQKGDEGEIKP from the coding sequence ATGTCGAAAACCCTGAAAGACCTGGCCCGCGACATGCGCGGCATTGACCTGTGCCTGTTCGCCACTCACACCGCCTACGGACACATCGCGCAGCGGCCCATGAGCAACAACGGCGAGGTCGAGTACGACGGCAATTCGTACTTTTTCACCTGGAAGGACTCGCGCACCGTACACGACATCGAAAAGGACGCCAAAGTGAGCCTCGGCTTTCAGGGCAAAGGTGGGCTGTTCGTGGCTGTCGAGGGCCACGCCACCGTCACCGAGCACCGCCCCACCATGCAGCCGCACTGGACGCCTGACCTAGACCAGTGGTTCGAGCAGGGGCTGGAAACGCCGGGCATCTGCATGATTCGGGTGGAAGCGACGCGCATCGCTTACTGGCAAAAAGGCGATGAGGGCGAGATCAAACCTTAA
- a CDS encoding TerC family protein, with translation MFDFLSALSTPEALVGVLSLTLLELVLGIDNIIFITLLASRLPRQQQALGRTLGLGLAVITRLALLASVTWLTHLTQPVLTLFGHGLSIRDLVLLAGGLFLMFKSVRELSTMAADPLGTDPASNQPISLASALIQIPLIDLVFSLDSVITAVGMSGSFPVMATAVVLSMLVMIAASGAISRFMDEHLPVKLLATAFLLLVGSSLVMGAFGVEVPSVYLYFTLLFAGLVMLFTVRAARNIRSTLVEQARAQAREDLRREMEEQDLLK, from the coding sequence ATGTTCGATTTCCTGTCTGCCCTGAGTACCCCTGAAGCCCTGGTGGGCGTGCTGAGCCTGACGCTGCTGGAGCTGGTGCTCGGGATCGACAACATCATCTTCATCACCCTGCTCGCTTCCCGCTTGCCCCGGCAGCAGCAGGCATTGGGGCGCACGCTGGGGCTGGGGCTGGCGGTGATTACCCGTTTGGCCCTGCTTGCCAGCGTGACCTGGCTGACGCACCTGACGCAGCCGGTGCTGACGCTGTTTGGCCACGGCCTGAGCATCCGCGACCTGGTGTTGCTTGCCGGGGGCCTTTTTCTGATGTTCAAGAGCGTGCGCGAGCTGAGCACCATGGCCGCCGACCCACTCGGCACCGACCCCGCCAGCAACCAGCCGATCTCACTCGCCTCGGCGCTGATTCAGATTCCGCTGATTGATCTGGTGTTCAGCCTCGACAGCGTGATCACGGCAGTCGGTATGAGCGGCAGCTTTCCGGTGATGGCGACGGCGGTGGTGCTGTCCATGCTCGTCATGATCGCGGCGAGTGGCGCCATCAGCCGCTTCATGGACGAGCACCTGCCGGTCAAGCTGCTGGCGACGGCTTTCCTGCTGCTGGTGGGCTCCTCGCTGGTCATGGGTGCTTTCGGGGTGGAGGTGCCGAGCGTGTACCTGTACTTCACCCTGCTTTTCGCCGGGCTGGTCATGCTCTTTACCGTCCGCGCCGCCCGCAACATCCGCAGCACGTTGGTCGAGCAGGCCCGCGCCCAGGCCCGCGAGGACCTGCGCCGGGAGATGGAGGAGCAGGACCTGCTGAAGTAA
- a CDS encoding CCA tRNA nucleotidyltransferase produces the protein MFRRRPPLPPFPPGAALVGGAVRDWLRGVRSADYDWAHPDPAAGARALAALVGGAAFPLDEERGYWRVTAGEVQHDFVPLPPNLEDDLRRRDFTVNAIALREGRRLVDPLGGQQDLKRRVLRMVSEDNLRADPLRAWRAARFVTTLSFTLEPQTEQAVRQVAADLKAGRLPFPAWERVRDELHALLRSPDAARGILTLEALGLLDLTLPELREGQGLTQGGFHHLDVFEHGVEALHQLLTRRPDADLLLRWATLLHDVGKPRTFARDPDTGRRSFHGHDRVGAELTTQILTRLKLPGADVKRAAALVKAHMVQLPADDAQARRFVHRRRELLPDLLSLMLADREAARGPSSSELGRFAYMLAMERVLAALEEQPAAPPPLLSGKEVMALLGLTPGPRVGEVLRALAEARALGEVGTPQEARAFVQRWAEETPGS, from the coding sequence ATGTTTCGTCGCCGTCCGCCCCTGCCGCCGTTTCCTCCAGGCGCTGCCCTGGTCGGCGGCGCGGTGCGGGACTGGCTGCGCGGCGTGCGGTCTGCCGACTATGACTGGGCGCACCCCGACCCGGCGGCGGGCGCCCGCGCGCTGGCGGCGCTGGTGGGCGGCGCGGCCTTCCCACTCGACGAGGAGCGCGGCTACTGGCGGGTGACGGCGGGCGAGGTGCAGCACGACTTCGTGCCGCTGCCGCCCAACTTGGAAGACGACTTGCGCCGACGCGATTTCACCGTCAATGCCATTGCGCTGCGGGAGGGGAGGCGCTTGGTGGACCCGTTGGGCGGGCAGCAAGACCTGAAACGCCGCGTGCTGCGAATGGTCTCGGAAGACAACCTGCGCGCCGATCCCCTGCGGGCATGGCGGGCGGCCCGTTTCGTAACCACCCTCAGCTTCACGCTGGAGCCGCAGACCGAGCAGGCGGTGAGGCAGGTGGCGGCGGACCTGAAGGCGGGCCGCCTGCCTTTCCCCGCCTGGGAGCGGGTGCGCGACGAGCTGCACGCCCTGCTGCGTTCGCCCGACGCGGCGCGGGGCATCCTGACGCTGGAGGCGCTGGGGCTGCTCGACCTCACCCTGCCCGAATTGCGCGAGGGTCAGGGGCTCACCCAGGGTGGATTTCACCATCTGGACGTGTTCGAGCACGGCGTGGAGGCGCTGCACCAACTGTTGACGCGCCGCCCCGACGCCGACCTGCTGCTGCGCTGGGCGACCCTGCTGCACGACGTGGGCAAGCCGCGCACCTTCGCCCGTGACCCGGACACGGGCCGCCGTAGTTTTCACGGCCATGACCGGGTAGGGGCCGAGCTGACGACGCAGATTCTGACGCGCCTCAAACTCCCCGGTGCCGACGTGAAGCGGGCCGCTGCCCTCGTCAAAGCCCATATGGTCCAACTGCCTGCCGACGACGCGCAGGCCCGGCGCTTCGTGCACCGCCGCCGCGAGCTGTTGCCCGACCTGCTCAGCCTGATGCTGGCCGACCGCGAGGCGGCGCGGGGGCCGAGTTCGAGCGAGCTGGGGCGCTTCGCCTACATGCTGGCGATGGAGCGCGTGCTGGCCGCCCTCGAGGAGCAGCCTGCCGCCCCGCCGCCGCTGCTGAGTGGGAAAGAGGTGATGGCGCTGCTGGGCCTGACCCCCGGTCCCCGCGTGGGTGAAGTGCTGCGGGCGTTGGCCGAAGCGCGGGCGCTGGGCGAGGTGGGGACGCCGCAGGAAGCGCGGGCTTTCGTGCAGCGGTGGGCGGAGGAAACGCCGGGAAGTTAA
- a CDS encoding MazG family protein, with amino-acid sequence MQELLTVMRRLRGPGGCPWDQEQTHESLRPYLLEEAAEAADAVAQGPQALADELGDVLLQVAFHSVIAEGEGTFSYPEVERGIVEKLIRRHPHVFGKTQVSGSEEVVSNWQAIKAAERGGQPRSAADRVPAALGALAREAKTQKLAGRAKTGRAELTAALNAAPDSESGVAEVLAAAVAWARSLGVDPEIALRAHTAQTLATLPDETA; translated from the coding sequence ATGCAAGAACTGCTGACCGTCATGCGCCGTCTGCGTGGGCCAGGGGGCTGCCCCTGGGACCAGGAACAGACCCACGAATCGCTGCGCCCTTACCTGCTCGAAGAAGCCGCCGAGGCTGCCGACGCCGTGGCCCAGGGCCCGCAAGCCCTCGCCGACGAACTTGGGGACGTGCTGCTGCAAGTCGCCTTTCATTCGGTGATTGCCGAGGGAGAAGGTACTTTCTCCTATCCCGAAGTCGAGCGCGGCATTGTAGAAAAGCTGATTCGCCGTCATCCCCACGTCTTCGGGAAAACGCAGGTGAGCGGCAGCGAGGAAGTCGTGAGCAACTGGCAGGCGATCAAGGCCGCCGAACGGGGCGGTCAACCCCGCAGCGCCGCCGACCGGGTGCCCGCCGCGCTGGGGGCACTGGCACGCGAGGCCAAGACGCAGAAGCTCGCCGGCAGGGCCAAGACAGGCCGCGCCGAGCTTACCGCCGCTCTAAATGCTGCCCCCGACAGCGAAAGCGGTGTGGCTGAGGTCCTTGCCGCCGCCGTCGCCTGGGCCAGAAGCCTGGGCGTGGACCCCGAGATTGCTCTGCGGGCGCACACCGCCCAGACGCTCGCCACGCTGCCGGACGAGACGGCATGA
- a CDS encoding methylmalonyl-CoA mutase family protein: MKTKNEWMQSVYQPATQKFPERKYNFKNLSDMDPEPIYTADDLTDWDAERDLGYPGEFPYTRGVQSSVYRGKLWTMRMFAGFXSAEQTNERFHSLLKAGQTGLSTAFDLPTLMGYDSDHPFSKGEVGKCGVAVSSLADMEILFQGIDPTAVTTSMTINSPANAVWAMYIANAQKQGKDLGKVGGTIQNDILKEFIAQKEFIYPPAPSVKLVIDTFEWGPKMLPKWNFISVSGYHIREAGATGVQELAFTLADGFHYVEKALERGLDIDEFAPRISFFWDIHNDFFEEIAKLRAARRIWARQMRDRYGAKNPKSWMLRTHSQTAGVSLPAQQPLNNIARVAIQALAAVLGGTQSLHTDAFDEALALPTEESAAIALRTQQIIAYETGVAGVVDPLAGSYYVEKLTNDIEAAAMGYIEQIRMMGGVEAGIDNGFFQLEMAEAAYRYQREVETKDRIIVGVNEYVQDAVEVPIQIIDPKVEELQASRLAQVRRERDPQRAEKALEALRDTAVTGANSMPAFLECAHAYCTLGEQMDTLKAVYGEYTEPVMV, from the coding sequence ATGAAGACGAAAAACGAGTGGATGCAAAGCGTCTACCAGCCCGCCACCCAGAAGTTCCCCGAGCGCAAGTACAACTTCAAGAACCTGTCCGACATGGACCCCGAGCCGATCTATACGGCAGACGACCTGACAGACTGGGACGCCGAGCGCGACCTCGGCTACCCCGGCGAGTTTCCATATACGCGCGGCGTGCAGAGCAGCGTCTACCGCGGCAAGCTGTGGACCATGCGCATGTTCGCGGGCTTCGRCAGCGCCGAGCAGACCAACGAGCGCTTTCATTCGCTGCTGAAGGCAGGGCAGACGGGCCTCTCCACCGCCTTCGACCTGCCCACCCTGATGGGCTACGACTCCGACCACCCCTTCAGCAAGGGGGAGGTCGGCAAGTGCGGTGTGGCGGTGTCCTCGCTGGCCGACATGGAGATTCTGTTCCAGGGCATCGACCCCACGGCGGTCACCACGTCCATGACCATCAACAGCCCTGCCAACGCGGTCTGGGCCATGTACATCGCCAACGCGCAGAAGCAGGGCAAGGACCTCGGGAAAGTCGGCGGCACCATCCAGAACGACATTCTCAAGGAATTCATCGCGCAAAAAGAGTTCATCTACCCGCCCGCGCCAAGCGTGAAACTGGTCATCGACACTTTCGAGTGGGGCCCGAAAATGCTGCCCAAGTGGAACTTCATCTCGGTGTCGGGCTACCACATCCGCGAGGCGGGGGCGACCGGCGTGCAGGAACTCGCCTTTACGCTCGCCGACGGCTTCCACTACGTCGAAAAGGCGCTGGAACGCGGGCTGGACATCGACGAGTTCGCGCCGCGCATCTCGTTTTTCTGGGACATTCACAACGACTTTTTTGAGGAAATCGCCAAGCTGCGCGCCGCCCGCCGCATCTGGGCGCGGCAGATGCGTGACCGTTACGGCGCGAAAAACCCCAAGAGCTGGATGCTGCGCACCCACTCGCAGACCGCCGGGGTGTCACTGCCCGCGCAGCAGCCGCTGAACAACATCGCCCGTGTGGCGATTCAGGCGCTCGCCGCCGTGCTGGGCGGGACGCAGAGCCTCCACACCGACGCGTTTGACGAGGCGCTGGCCCTGCCCACCGAGGAAAGTGCCGCGATTGCCCTGCGCACCCAGCAGATCATCGCCTACGAAACCGGCGTGGCGGGCGTGGTCGATCCGTTGGCGGGCAGCTACTACGTCGAGAAGCTGACGAACGACATCGAAGCCGCCGCGATGGGCTACATCGAGCAGATTCGCATGATGGGCGGCGTGGAAGCGGGCATCGACAACGGCTTTTTCCAGCTCGAAATGGCCGAGGCCGCCTACCGCTACCAACGCGAGGTCGAGACCAAGGACCGCATCATCGTGGGCGTCAACGAGTACGTGCAGGACGCGGTGGAAGTGCCCATCCAGATTATCGATCCCAAAGTCGAAGAGTTGCAGGCGAGCCGACTCGCCCAGGTGCGGCGCGAACGCGACCCGCAGCGCGCTGAGAAAGCCTTGGAAGCCCTGCGCGACACCGCCGTGACGGGCGCCAACTCCATGCCCGCTTTCCTCGAATGCGCCCACGCCTACTGCACCCTGGGCGAGCAGATGGACACGCTCAAGGCCGTCTACGGCGAATATACCGAACCCGTGATGGTGTAA
- a CDS encoding PEGA domain-containing protein: MKKFLMIPVALLASTAFAAPKISAQSIIVNPTQPDLSVSVRVDKDTTGSANPVYLDGEPIRISTSVNRDAYVYLFNLDSTGEVTQILPNRLSNSGGNFVKANTTVTFPSQGDNFVFNVGGPVGLNKVLALASLEPLNLDQITSFKTTQDQFATAATRGQDQLAQALSIVVNPIPQNSWVSDTAFFSVASRAPVTTGSLFVGTNVPGSTVIINGRTLGAANTTYSGIAPGSYPVRVKAPGFADYTTTITVRANTTTNLNVEFNRTNTPVPTPAPVVNTNNYSFVLRSSVSGARVFVDGVEAGTIQNGSLALNVTRGGHEVVIIAPGYRTFINTYNVTQNAQVNITPVR, from the coding sequence ATGAAAAAGTTTCTGATGATTCCGGTGGCCCTGCTGGCCAGCACTGCTTTCGCCGCCCCTAAAATTAGCGCCCAGAGCATTATCGTGAACCCCACTCAACCTGACCTGAGCGTCAGCGTGCGCGTGGACAAGGACACCACCGGCAGCGCCAACCCCGTGTACCTCGACGGTGAGCCGATCCGCATCAGCACCAGCGTCAACCGCGACGCCTACGTGTACCTGTTCAACCTCGACAGCACCGGCGAAGTGACCCAGATTCTGCCCAACCGCCTGAGCAACAGCGGCGGCAACTTCGTCAAGGCGAACACCACCGTGACTTTCCCCTCGCAGGGCGACAACTTCGTGTTCAACGTGGGTGGCCCTGTGGGCCTGAACAAGGTGCTCGCGCTCGCCAGCCTTGAGCCGCTGAACCTCGACCAGATCACCTCGTTCAAGACCACCCAGGACCAGTTCGCCACCGCCGCCACCCGCGGCCAGGACCAGCTTGCCCAGGCCCTGAGCATCGTGGTCAATCCCATTCCCCAGAACAGCTGGGTGAGTGACACCGCGTTCTTCAGCGTGGCGTCCCGCGCTCCCGTGACCACCGGCAGCCTGTTCGTGGGCACCAACGTTCCCGGCAGCACCGTGATCATCAACGGTCGCACCCTGGGCGCCGCCAACACCACCTACAGCGGCATCGCCCCCGGCAGCTACCCCGTGCGCGTCAAGGCCCCCGGCTTTGCCGACTACACCACGACCATCACCGTGCGTGCCAACACCACCACCAACCTGAACGTGGAGTTCAACCGCACCAACACCCCCGTGCCCACCCCGGCGCCCGTGGTGAACACCAACAACTACAGCTTCGTTCTGCGCAGCAGCGTGAGCGGCGCCCGTGTGTTCGTGGACGGCGTGGAAGCCGGCACCATCCAGAACGGCAGCCTGGCCCTCAACGTGACTCGTGGCGGCCACGAAGTCGTGATCATCGCCCCCGGCTACCGCACCTTCATCAACACCTACAACGTGACCCAGAACGCCCAGGTCAACATCACCCCCGTTCGCTGA
- a CDS encoding NUDIX hydrolase, producing the protein MTAPHDPLDDIQADPWALWLSGRTRTALELPHYRRAAVLVALTREADPRVLLTVRSSELPTHKGQIAFPGGSLDAGETPTQAALREAQEEVALDPAAVTLLGELDDVFTPVGFHVTPVLGRIAPEALDTLRVTPEVAQIITPTLAELRAVPLVRERRTLPDGTEVPLYRYPWRGLDIWGMTARVLHDLLEQGPG; encoded by the coding sequence ATGACAGCGCCCCACGACCCCCTCGACGATATTCAGGCCGATCCCTGGGCGCTGTGGCTCTCGGGGCGCACTCGCACCGCGCTCGAACTGCCGCACTACCGCCGGGCCGCCGTGCTTGTCGCGCTGACCCGCGAGGCCGACCCCCGCGTCCTGCTTACGGTGCGCTCAAGTGAGTTGCCGACCCACAAGGGCCAGATTGCCTTTCCGGGCGGCAGCCTCGACGCGGGGGAGACGCCCACCCAGGCCGCCCTGCGCGAAGCTCAGGAAGAAGTCGCCCTTGACCCCGCCGCCGTGACCCTGCTCGGTGAACTCGATGACGTGTTCACGCCGGTGGGCTTTCACGTGACGCCGGTCCTGGGCCGCATCGCCCCTGAAGCGCTCGACACATTGCGGGTCACGCCAGAGGTGGCGCAGATCATCACCCCGACCCTGGCCGAACTGCGGGCCGTGCCGCTGGTGCGCGAGCGCCGCACTCTGCCCGACGGAACCGAGGTGCCGCTCTACCGCTATCCCTGGCGCGGCCTCGACATCTGGGGCATGACGGCGCGGGTGCTGCACGACCTGCTGGAGCAGGGGCCGGGCTGA
- a CDS encoding TMEM175 family protein codes for MDAEQHPGPERLTAYTDAVVAIVQTLLILPLLESVSDARTHHLTAGQWLTENSDSVIWFGMNFALIWSFWALHHRIFDHVQHLTTPLQSINAVWMLGIVFLPVSTAVIGLGQTDPTQLALYIGTLLFCSLMMNLMAWQVARDPVISGARPRLQAPQLATSFAAALMYALALVLALSIPGLGYLALFSMFLLPLVARALTSVLNRLV; via the coding sequence ATGGATGCGGAGCAGCACCCTGGCCCGGAACGCCTGACCGCCTACACCGACGCGGTGGTGGCCATCGTCCAGACACTGCTGATTTTGCCGCTGCTCGAAAGTGTGTCGGACGCCCGGACCCACCACCTGACGGCGGGGCAATGGCTCACGGAAAACTCCGATTCGGTCATCTGGTTCGGCATGAACTTCGCGCTTATCTGGTCCTTCTGGGCGCTTCACCACCGAATTTTCGATCATGTCCAGCATCTGACGACGCCGCTGCAAAGCATCAATGCCGTCTGGATGCTGGGCATCGTCTTTTTGCCGGTGTCTACAGCCGTCATTGGACTGGGCCAGACGGACCCGACTCAGCTCGCGCTCTACATAGGAACCCTGCTGTTTTGCAGCCTGATGATGAACCTGATGGCGTGGCAAGTCGCCCGCGATCCGGTCATCAGCGGCGCGCGGCCCCGCTTGCAGGCGCCCCAGCTGGCAACCTCGTTCGCAGCCGCCTTGATGTATGCCCTGGCGCTGGTCCTCGCGCTGAGCATTCCAGGGCTGGGCTATCTGGCACTCTTCAGCATGTTCCTGCTGCCGTTGGTCGCGCGGGCACTGACTTCTGTGCTGAATCGTCTGGTCTGA
- a CDS encoding phospholipase D-like domain-containing protein encodes MKRRPALRARRPSRLRGRRRWGTVVLTALAVLGNGRSQAQGPRGFPFGLGPVLPARPLFAPPCAAPQSRLQRAVWEATAAGGTGTDLSCANAFVDLPRTPRGPGLTHDAFDDLAAQIRAAHSEVLVANMQWDFGLGLPGSTVVAGVADLYARVKADPAAYPQGMAVRFSLGGYPDLVRTVDGATQALSLARDLRLRGVPLDDPALGWRVSILNYPYFPHSHVKLHVIDGQDLTVGSYNMSWTQLPRAEGGNSQHDTGLHLRGPVAQAGVAAFDDLWRHSQQLHCPPEVLPVEVFDRCSLGQAEPPSHPLAARLALPAGQARAYLLYRRPGDDQGDRAHLALIGAAQRSIELMQVDFSPEPACWGAQAGPDGCGADSPGFPVYLRALLSAMERGVHVRVLLMPNSAGIERPGNRAGVALLRAEARRRGLEHLFEARYVTYTMHDKTVTFDHELALVGSMNFHFSAWGPLGLNEAALVTDDPQAVAEQDATFERVWQSDTLSRPVPQEWWLKFVRVNRDASSAVSLPSLH; translated from the coding sequence ATGAAAAGGCGGCCTGCCCTGCGCGCCCGGCGACCCTCGCGGCTGCGGGGTCGGCGGCGCTGGGGCACCGTGGTTCTCACTGCCCTGGCGGTGCTGGGCAACGGACGGTCTCAGGCACAGGGGCCACGCGGCTTTCCCTTCGGTCTGGGGCCTGTTCTCCCGGCACGGCCCCTGTTCGCTCCGCCGTGCGCCGCGCCGCAGAGTCGGCTGCAACGGGCGGTGTGGGAGGCCACGGCGGCGGGCGGCACCGGGACCGACCTGAGCTGCGCCAACGCCTTTGTCGATTTGCCGCGCACGCCGCGTGGGCCAGGCCTCACCCACGACGCCTTCGACGACCTCGCCGCGCAGATTCGCGCCGCCCACAGCGAGGTGCTCGTCGCCAATATGCAGTGGGACTTTGGCCTGGGTCTGCCCGGCAGCACGGTGGTCGCGGGTGTGGCTGACCTGTATGCCCGCGTCAAAGCTGACCCGGCGGCCTACCCCCAGGGCATGGCGGTGCGCTTTTCGCTCGGTGGCTATCCCGACCTCGTCCGCACGGTGGACGGGGCCACGCAGGCGCTCTCGCTCGCCCGTGATCTGCGGCTGCGTGGGGTGCCGCTGGACGACCCGGCGCTCGGCTGGCGCGTCAGCATTCTGAACTATCCGTACTTCCCGCACAGCCACGTCAAACTGCACGTGATTGACGGCCAGGACCTGACGGTGGGCAGCTACAACATGAGCTGGACCCAGCTGCCCCGCGCGGAAGGCGGCAACTCGCAGCACGACACGGGCCTGCACCTGCGCGGGCCGGTGGCGCAGGCGGGCGTAGCGGCGTTCGATGACCTGTGGCGGCACTCGCAGCAGCTTCATTGCCCGCCGGAGGTCTTGCCAGTGGAGGTGTTTGACCGCTGCTCCCTGGGCCAGGCCGAGCCGCCGAGTCACCCGCTTGCCGCGCGGTTGGCACTTCCGGCGGGGCAAGCGCGGGCCTACCTGCTCTACCGCCGCCCCGGCGACGACCAGGGGGACCGGGCGCACCTCGCCCTGATCGGCGCGGCGCAGCGCAGCATCGAGCTGATGCAGGTGGACTTCAGCCCCGAGCCGGCCTGCTGGGGAGCCCAGGCAGGTCCAGACGGCTGCGGCGCTGACAGCCCCGGCTTCCCGGTCTACTTGCGGGCACTCCTCAGTGCTATGGAACGCGGCGTGCACGTGCGCGTGCTGCTGATGCCCAACAGCGCCGGCATCGAGCGACCTGGCAACCGCGCCGGCGTGGCGTTGCTGCGGGCCGAGGCGCGGCGGCGCGGGCTGGAACACCTCTTCGAGGCCCGCTACGTCACCTACACCATGCACGACAAGACCGTCACTTTCGACCACGAACTGGCGCTGGTCGGCAGCATGAATTTCCACTTCAGCGCCTGGGGCCCGCTGGGGCTGAACGAGGCCGCCCTCGTCACCGACGACCCGCAGGCCGTTGCCGAGCAGGACGCCACCTTCGAGCGCGTCTGGCAGTCGGACACCCTCAGCCGCCCGGTGCCGCAGGAATGGTGGTTGAAGTTTGTCCGGGTGAACCGGGATGCCTCATCTGCCGTCAGTCTTCCTTCTCTACACTGA
- a CDS encoding AI-2E family transporter yields the protein MTKHRWSPVSSPPSRKPENVQVINLLPVAAGIIAILLALSFFGQVGAALLAITLALILATALNPVARWLERWMPRPAAGALTVLLVVLALVLLGLVAVPPLVSQGSKLTSSLPTSIPELEAQINALIDRYPAINSVLTEASVHRLIQQAGSFAANAAKGLPNIVSTFVGGVFMGLVMLVMVVFVLSNPVPLVNGVLGAVPPRHRLPAARALAQILKQLGGWGRATVLVMLVTGSCTALGLMLLKVDNWLIFGILAALGELVPNIGPIVATIPSVLFAAADDPQKGLYVALFVLVFQQVSGFVLGPFLLGGAGKLHPLSVTVGVLLFGSVFGIVGAFLTVPFLIIIKAIYQEFYLQDAPDIPDAVAMALISGKVEEQLDREEEQREAIDGQLQAARDEELQRQLEEGDLDLAAVLEHPESEPGNETTVEHSQTVISPTAQNPEQK from the coding sequence ATGACAAAACACCGCTGGTCTCCCGTCTCCTCGCCGCCGTCGCGCAAGCCGGAAAACGTGCAGGTCATCAACCTTTTGCCCGTCGCGGCGGGCATCATTGCCATTCTGCTGGCACTGAGTTTTTTCGGGCAGGTGGGCGCGGCGCTGCTCGCCATTACCCTCGCGCTCATCCTCGCCACGGCGCTCAATCCGGTGGCCCGTTGGCTGGAACGCTGGATGCCGCGCCCCGCCGCTGGCGCCCTGACCGTGCTGCTGGTGGTCCTAGCGCTGGTGCTATTGGGGCTGGTCGCCGTGCCGCCGCTGGTTTCGCAGGGCAGCAAACTGACGAGCAGCCTGCCGACGAGCATCCCGGAGCTCGAAGCGCAGATCAACGCCCTCATCGACAGGTACCCGGCCATCAATTCGGTGCTGACCGAAGCGTCGGTCCACCGCCTGATTCAGCAGGCTGGGTCGTTCGCGGCCAACGCGGCCAAGGGGCTGCCCAACATCGTCTCCACCTTCGTGGGCGGCGTGTTCATGGGCCTGGTTATGCTGGTGATGGTGGTGTTCGTGCTCAGCAACCCGGTGCCGCTGGTCAACGGCGTGCTGGGAGCGGTGCCGCCACGCCACCGTCTGCCCGCCGCCCGCGCCCTGGCGCAGATTCTCAAGCAGCTCGGCGGGTGGGGCCGCGCCACCGTGCTCGTCATGCTGGTCACCGGAAGTTGCACCGCGCTCGGGCTGATGCTGCTCAAGGTAGACAACTGGCTGATTTTCGGCATCCTGGCCGCACTCGGTGAGCTGGTGCCCAACATCGGCCCCATCGTGGCGACCATTCCGTCGGTTCTGTTTGCCGCTGCCGACGACCCACAAAAGGGCCTGTACGTCGCCCTTTTCGTGCTGGTGTTTCAGCAGGTGTCGGGCTTCGTGCTGGGGCCGTTTCTGCTCGGCGGCGCGGGCAAATTGCACCCGCTGTCGGTCACGGTGGGCGTGTTGCTGTTCGGCAGCGTCTTCGGCATCGTGGGCGCCTTCCTGACGGTGCCCTTTCTGATCATCATCAAGGCGATCTACCAGGAGTTCTACCTGCAAGACGCCCCCGACATCCCCGACGCGGTGGCGATGGCGCTGATCAGCGGCAAGGTGGAGGAGCAGCTCGATCGCGAAGAAGAGCAGCGCGAGGCGATTGACGGTCAGTTGCAGGCCGCCCGCGACGAGGAGTTGCAGCGTCAACTGGAAGAAGGCGACCTCGACCTCGCCGCCGTGCTGGAGCACCCGGAAAGTGAGCCTGGCAATGAAACGACAGTCGAGCACAGTCAGACGGTGATTTCCCCGACGGCGCAGAATCCCGAGCAGAAATAA